In Garra rufa chromosome 15, GarRuf1.0, whole genome shotgun sequence, a single genomic region encodes these proteins:
- the cttnbp2nlb gene encoding CTTNBP2 N-terminal like b, with product MKGSRMNVETLSKAELLMLLSILEGELEAQDVVIHTLRAQQRDAFVQERYGHYNLRDPFVALLRDSELLQAQDDGRQSPVCLNPLGVLKLVMAHCTNMKEKLMKQLAAAERRHRRVIADLEEEKRRRAQDNAAGDDITAMLEKERDRLLQQLEFEKAQVERLERERSVLSNQAEEDLAQHQQLSSTLAKECQKATARAEEESQRVAELSRQLEQESSTVKSLKGELESEHAHAQQIEARAERKLAELDTEHKQMRGKLLKEEKRYQELLEKFNSLKKELDEMKEREKAGQEKDSEEKVKTPQKAATGITPPLAQTEVDGKAIASKASPQSKLNGHHTPKEPESPADERYKEGGFVDNGVVLPGGSGALQCLSPSSPASSSLSSSPCSSPVLTKRLASIGCSSPTYPSSYQAGINQRFQAARHKFQQQAEAEQQHGASVVHSPRDLSPTATAPTTPDNSTAKQIARNTVTQVLSRFTSQQTTGKLPPSNSSPFGTDYRNLAAASSPTGKSPGVLSPGIRSPVIPRAEKIHPPPVPPKKQGVNQSPASPIPSGRGSHFPELSGSCGLTSGQEDAKELDLVMSSSS from the exons GCACAACAGAGAGATGCGTTTGTACAGGAGCGATATGGACATTATAACCTCCGTGACCCCTTCGTAGCACTGCTGAGGGACAGCGAGCTGTTGCAGGCTCAGGATGATGGACGGCAGAGTCCCGTGTGTCTGAACCCGCTGGGCGTGTTGAAGCTAGTGATGGCCCACTGCACCAACATGAAGGAGAAATTGATGAAACAGCTCGCTGCTGCAGAGAGGAGACACAGAAGG GTAATAGCTGATTTAGAAGAAGAGAAACGACGGCGCGCTCAAGACAATGCTGCGGGTGATGACATCACTGCCATGTTGGAAAAGGAACGAGACAGGCTACTGCAACAG CTGGAGTTTGAGAAGGCTCAAGTCGAGCGTTTAGAACGTGAGCGGTCAGTCCTGTCGAATCAAGCTGAGGAGGATTTAGCACAGCACCAGCAGTTATCCTCGACACTCGCGAAAGAGTGTCAGAAGGCTACAGCACGGGCAGAGGAAGAGAGCCAGCGGGTTGCAGAGCTCAGCCGCCAACTGGAACAGGAGAGCAGTACCGTCAAATCCCTAAAGGGGGAGCTGGAGAGCGAACACGCTCATGCTCAGCAGATAGAGGCAAGAGCTGAGAGAAAGCTGGCTGAATTGGATACGGAGCATAAGCAGATGAGAGGGAAACTACTGAAGGAAGAAAAACGATATCAGGAGCTTTTGGAGAAGTTTAATAGTCTGAAGAAAGAGTTGGATGAAATGAAAGAACGAGAAAAGGCAGGGCAAGAAAAGGACAGTGAAGAAAAAGTTAAAACTCCTCAGAAAGCAGCCACAGGTATTACGCCTCCTCTTGCTCAAACAGAAGTCGATGGCAAAGCCATTGCATCTAAAGCATCTCCACAATCCAAGCTAAATGGTCACCACACTCCCAAAGAACCAGAGTCTCCAGCAGACGAGAGGTACAAGGAAGGGGGATTTGTGGACAATGGGGTAGTGCTCCCTGGAGGGAGTGGAGCCTTGCAGTGTCTCTCCCCAAGCAGTCCTGCCTCGTCCTCTCTTAGCTCATCTCCTTGCTCTTCCCCAGTTCTAACCAAGCGTCTGGCCTCTATAGGCTGCTCTAGTCCGACCTATCCATCCTCGTATCAGGCCGGCATCAACCAGCGATTCCAAGCTGCTCGCCACAAGTTTCAGCAACAAGCTGAGGCAGAACAGCAACACGGAGCATCCGTTGTCCACTCGCCTCGAGACCTCTCTCCTACTGCGACTGCTCCTACTACTCCAGACAATTCTACTGCAAAGCAAATTGCCCGCAACACTGTCACTCAGGTGCTGTCACGGTTCACGAGCCAACAAACAACAGGTAAACTCCCTCCGTCCAACAGCTCGCCCTTTGGCACTGATTACCGCAACCTGGCCGCAGCCTCCTCGCCAACAGGGAAGAGCCCAGGGGTTCTTTCACCAGGGATCCGCTCACCAGTAATTCCTAGGGCTGAGAAGATTCATCCACCCCCTGTTCCTCCTAAAAAGCAGGGGGTCAACCAGTCTCCTGCCTCACCGATTCCTTCTGGCAGGGGCAGCCACTTCCCTGAGCTCTCTGGGAGCTGTGGTCTCACCAGTGGTCAGGAAGATGCAAAAGAGCTTGACTTGGTCATGTCGTCATCTAGTTAA